One Glycine max cultivar Williams 82 chromosome 6, Glycine_max_v4.0, whole genome shotgun sequence DNA segment encodes these proteins:
- the LOC100797667 gene encoding DNA (cytosine-5)-methyltransferase 1 has protein sequence MGSASLLNPSQPGVKKNSKSKQKSVVSKTEEKVMVKDKQKKRSLLESSEQPAATRKMPKRAAACKNLKEKSFLISEKSCLIEMEKDQIVEEESLAVRMTAGQDDGRPNRRITEFILHDATGKAQPLEVLEVNELFITGLILPLEVSTGKKKEKGVKCEGFGRVESWDISGYEDGSPVIWLSTDIADYDCQKPAASYKKVYDLFLEKARACIEVYLKLAKSSGGDPDISLDELLAGMVRSMSGSKCFSGTASIKDFVISHGEFIYKQLIGLDMTSKANDRTFADIPALIALRDESKKQANYVHAQVMPSNGSLRIDSGVGDEENKNQMDSVASVNEEDEDAKLARLLQEEEYWQSMKQKKNSRPTSVSNKYYIKINEDEIANDYPLPAYYKTSLQETDEFIVFDNDYDIYDTQDLPRSMLHNWSLYNSDARLVSLELLPMKPCSDIDVAIFGSGIMTSDDGSGFHLDTEAGQSSSVGSGAQVADGMPIYLSAIKEWMIEFGSAMIFISIRTDLAWYRLGKPAKQYAPWYDTVLKTARLAISIITLLKEQSRVSRLSFGDVIRKVSEFNQKDGSYISSDPLTVERYVVVHGQIILQLFAEFPDDNIRKSSFVTGLTNKMEERHHTKWLVKKKKVVPRSEPNLNPRAAVGPVVSKRKAMQATTTRLINRIWGEYYSNHLPEDSKEGIASELKDEDEVEEQEENEDDDNEEETILLEGTPKAHSASKQTKKISADTEIRWEGEPEGKTSSGYPVYKQAIIRGEVISVGRSVLVEVDETDEFPDIYYVEYMFESKIGRKMFHGRMMQCGCQTVLGNAANEREVFLTNECRDLGLHDVKQTVVVNIQNRPWGHQHRKDNIIADRVDRTQAEERKKKGLPTDYYCKSLYWPERGAFFTLPHDTLGLGSGVCPSCKIQDAEKEKDVFKVNSSKSGFLFNGTEYSLDDYVYVSPFEFEEKIEQGTHKSGRNVGLKAYVVCQVLEIVVKKEIKQAEIKSTQVKIRRFFRPEDLSNEKAYCSDIREVYYSDETYIISVESIEGKCQVRKKNDIPECSALGGIFQNVFFCELLYDPATGSLKKLPAHIKVKYSSGQTSDAAARKRKGKCIEGDGVSESTKEGKTLNDKRLATLDIFAGCGGLSEGLQQSGVSSTKWAIEYEEPAGDAFKANHPEALVFINNCNVILRAVMEKCGDTDDCISTSEAAELAAKLDEKEISSLPMPGQVDFINGGPPCQGFSGMNRFNQSSWSKVQCEMILAFLSFADYFRPRYFLLENVRNFVSFNKGQTFRLTLASLLEMGYQVRFGILEAGAFGVSQSRKRAFIWAASPEDVLPEWPEPVHVFSAPELKITLSENVQYAAVRSTANGAPLRAITVRDTIGDLPAVGNGASKGNMEYQNDPVSWFQKKIRGDMVVLTDHISKEMNELNLIRCQKIPKRPGADWRDLPEEKIKLSSGQVVDLIPWCLPNTAKRHNQWKGLFGRLDWQGNFPTSVTDPQPMGKVGMCFHPDQDRILTVRECARSQGFPDSYEFAGNIIHKHRQIGNAVPPPLASALGRKLKEAVDSKSST, from the exons ATGGGTTCCGCTTCTCTTCTGAATCCTTCTCAACCAG GCGTTAAGAAGAACAGCAAGAGCAAACAGAAATCTGTTGTTTCCAAAACCGAAGAGAAAGTTATGGTTAAAGATAAACAAAAGAAGCGGAGTTTGTTGGAGAGCAGTGAGCAGCCTGCTGCTACACGCAAAATGCCAAAACGTGCTGCAGCGTGTAAAAATTTGAAGGAGAAATCCTTTTTGATATCTGAGAAGTCCTGCCTCATTGAAATGGAGAAAGATCAGATTGTAGAAGAAGAAAGTCTAGCTGTCCGCATGACAGCTGGACAGGATGATGGTCGTCCAAATAGGCGCATCACGGAGTTCATTCTTCATGATGCAACTGGTAAAGCCCAGCCACTTGAGGTGCTGGAGGTTAATGAATTATTTATCACTGGACTTATATTGCCGCTTGAAGTCAGCACAggcaagaaaaaagagaaaggtgTTAAGTGTGAAGGCTTTGGTCGAGTGGAATCATGGGATATATCTGGCTATGAAGATGGCTCTCCAGTGATATGGCTTTCTACTGATATTGCTGATTATGATTGCCAGAAACCTGCTGCTAGTTACAAAAAAGTTTATGATCTTTTCCTTGAAAAGGCCCGTGCATGTATCGAAGTATACCTGAAACTTGCGAAGTCCTCTGGGGGTGACCCTGATATCAGTCTTGATGAGTTACTTGCTGGCATGGTGCGGTCTATGAGTGGTAGCAAATGCTTTTCTGGAACTGCATCTATAAAGGATTTTGTTATTTCTCATGGTGAGTTCATTTATAAGCAACTAATTGGTTTGGACATGACATCCAAGGCCAATGACAGGACGTTTGCAGATATCCCTGCTCTTATTGCTCTTAGAGATGAGAGTAAGAAACAAGCAAACTATGTACATGCACAAGTAATGCCCTCAAATGGGAGTTTAAGGATTGATTCAGGAGTTGGagatgaagaaaacaagaaTCAGATGGATTCAGTAGCTTCTGTAAACGAGGAAGATGAGGATGCAAAGCTGGCACGACTGTTGCAGGAAGAAGAGTATTGGCAATCTATGAAGCAGAAGAAAAACTCTAGACCAACCTCTGTATCGAACAAAtactatataaaaattaatgaagatgAGATTGCCAATGATTATCCTCTACCTGCTTATTATAAAACCTCCCTTCAAGAAACAGATGAGTTTATAGTCTTTGATAATGACTATGACATATATGACACTCAAGATCTCCCTCGAAGCATGCTGCATAATTGGTCTTTATACAACTCAGATGCAAGATTGGTTTCCTTGGAACTTCTGCCTATGAAACCTTGTTCAGATATTGATGTTGCAATCTTTGGATCAGGTATAATGACTTCAGATGATGGGAGTGGGTTTCATCTTGATACTGAGGCTGGCCAATCTTCTTCTGTTGGTTCTGGAGCCCAGGTTGCTGATGGAATGCCAATTTATCTGAGTGCCATAAAGGAATGGATGATTGAATTTGGATCAGCTATGATTTTCATATCCATCCGAACTGATTTGGCCTG GTATAGACTTGGCAAACCAGCAAAGCAGTATGCTCCTTGGTATGACACAGTATTGAAAACTGCAAGGCTTGCTATAAGCATTATCACCTTGCTGAAGGAGCAGAGCCGAGTATCACGCCTTTCCTTTGGAGATGTCATCAGGAAAGTATCTGAGTTTAATCAGAAAGATGGTTCTTACATTTCTTCTGATCCATTGACTGTTGAGAGATATGTTGTTGTCCATGGACAGATAATTCTGCAACTGTTTGCAGAATTTCCTGATGATAATATCAGAAAGTCTTCATTTGTGACTGGtcttacaaataaaatggaagagCGCCACCATACCAAATGgttagtgaagaagaagaaagttgtGCCAAGGAGTGAACCAAATTTAAATCCTAGAGCAGCAGTGGGTCCTGTTGTATCCAAGAGGAAAGCTATGCAAGCTACAACGACAAGGCTGATCAATAGAATATGGGGAGAGTATTACTCAAACCACTTGCCAGAAGATTCAAAAGAGGGAATTGCTAGTGAGTTAAAGGATGAGGATGAAGTGGaggaacaagaagaaaatgaagatgatgataatgagGAGGAAACAATACTTTTGGAGGGAACTCCAAAGGCACATTCAGCTTCAAAGCAAACCAAAAAAATTTCTGCTGACACAGAAATAAGATGGGAAGGGGAACCTGAAGGGAAGACTAGTTCTGGATATCCTGTTTATAAACAGGCAATTATTCGTGGTGAAGTTATTTCTGTAGGAAGATCTGTGTTGGTGGAAGTTGACGAAACAGATGAATTTCCAGATATATATTATGTTGAATATATGTTtgaatcaaagattggaagaaaaatGTTCCATGGTAGGATGATGCAATGTGGTTGTCAGACTGTTCTTGGCAATGCTGCTAATGAGAGAGAGGTGTTTTTGACTAATGAGTGCAGGGATTTGGGACTGCATGATGTCAAACAGACAGTTGTTGTAAATATCCAAAATAGGCCTTGGGGGCATCAGCATCGAAAGGATAATATCATTGCAGATAGAGTTGACAGGACTCAAGCagaagaaaggaagaagaaaggactACCTACTGACTATTACTGTAAAAGCTTGTACTGGCCTGAAAGAGGTGCTTTCTTCACCCTTCCACATGATACATTGGGTCTAGGGTCTGGTGTCTGCCCATCTTGCAAAATACAGGATGCTGAAAAGGAGAAGGATGTTTTCAAAGTAAATTCCTCCAAGTCTGGTTTCCTATTTAATGGAACTGAGTATTCTCTTGATGATTATGTTTATGTAAGTCCTTTTGAATTTGAGGAAAAGATAGAGCAAGGAACTCATAAAAGTGGGAGGAATGTGGGGTTGAAAGCTTATGTTGTGTGCCAAGTGCTTGAGATTGTTgtcaaaaaggaaataaaacaaGCTGAAATAAAATCTACACAAGTCAAAATCAGGAGGTTCTTCCGACCAGAAGATTTATCAAATGAGAAGGCATATTGCTCTGATATACGAGAG GTGTATTACAGTGATGAAACATATATAATCTCTGTAGAATCCATAGAAGGGAAATGTCAAGTCAGAAAAAAGAATGATATTCCCGAATGCAGTGCTCTTGGTGGAATcttccaaaatgtttttttctgcGAGCTCTTGTATGATCCTGCCACTGGGTCACTGAAGAAG TTGCCGGctcatataaaagtaaaatattcaaGTGGACAAACATCTGATGCTGCAGCTAGAAAGAGGAAAGGAAAATGTATAGAGGGAGATGGTGTTTCAGAGTCCACAAAGGAAGGAAAAACATTAAATGATAAACGTTTAGCAACCTTGGACATTTTTGCAGGCTGTGGTGGCTTATCAGAGGGGTTGCAGCAGTCAG GAGTTTCATCAACTAAATGGGCTATTGAGTATGAAGAACCAGCCGGGGATGCATTTAAAGCTAATCATCCTGAGGCATTGGTGTTCATTAACAATTGCAATGTTATTCTTAG GGCTGTAATGGAGAAGTGTGGGGACACAGATGATTGTATCTCAACATCTGAGGCTGCAGAATTGGCTGCAAAGCTTGATGAGAAGGAAATAAGTAGTTTACCAATGCCTGGACAAGTTGATTTCATTAATGGTGGTCCTCCATGCCAG GGTTTCTCTGGGATGAATAGGTTTAACCAGAGCAGTTGGAGTAAAGTCCAGTGTGAGATGATATTGGCATTCTTATCCTTTGCTGATTATTTCCGGCCAAGGTATTTCTTGTTGGAGAATGTGAGGAACTTTGTGTCTTTCAATAAAGGACAGACATTCCGTTTAACTTTGGCTTCACTTCTTGAGATGGGTTATCAG GTGAGGTTTGGTATCCTTGAGGCTGGAGCATTTGGGGTTTCTCAGTCAAGAAAAAGGGCATTCATATGGGCTGCTTCTCCTGAGGATGTGCTTCCTGAATGGCCAGAACCAGTGCACGTCTTTTCGGCCCCTGAGTTGAAGATCACATTATCAGAAAATGTCCAGTATGCTGCTGTCCGCAGTACTGCAAATGGTGCTCCTTTACGTGCAATAACTGTTCGAGATACTATTGGTGATCTCCCAGCTGTTGGCAATGGAGcctcaaaaggaaacatggAG TATCAAAATGATCCAGTCTCATGGTTTCAAAAGAAGATTCGAGGTGATATGGTTGTCTTGACTGATCATATATCAAAGGAGATGAACGAATTGAACTTGATTCGATGCCAGAAAATTCCCAAGAGACCAGGTGCTGATTGGCGTGACCTTCCAGAAGAAAAG ATAAAACTGTCTAGTGGACAAGTTGTTGATTTGATACCATGGTGCTTGCCAAACACGGCTAAGCGGCACAATCAATGGAAGGGACTGTTTGGCAGGTTGGATTGGCAAGGAAATTTCCCAACTTCCGTTACAGACCCTCAGCCAATGGGGAAGGTTGGAATGTGCTTCCACCCTGACCAAGATAGGATTCTTACTGTTCGTGAATGTGCTCGGTCTCAA GGCTTCCCAGATAGCTATGAATTTGCTGGCAATATCATACACAAGCACCGGCAGATTGGTAATGCTGTGCCTCCTCCTCTAGCATCAGCATTGGGGAGAAAGCTCAAGGAAGCAGTGGACAGTAAGAGCTCCACTTAG
- the LOC100527060 gene encoding uncharacterized protein LOC100527060, translated as MTQYPLSTRTIPTSFLLPSQWPQPQNEELLLAMEESDFEEKCNEIRKMNSNLIVIGKTTNENDKEDFDNEADDDDADNAEESEGEEFEQETS; from the exons ATGACTCAGTACCCATTGTCGACGAGGACTATTCCGACGTCGTTTCTGCTACCCTCTCAGTGGCCTCAGCCCCAAAACGAAGAACTCCTTCTCGCCATGGAAGAGTCCGATTTCGAAGAAAAA TGCAACGAGATCAGGAAGATGAACAGCAACCTGATTGTGATAGGGAAAACCACTAATGAAAATGATAAGGAAGACTTTGACAATGAGGCAGATGACGATGATGCTGACAATGCAGAGGAATCTGAGGGTGAAGAATTTGAGCAAGAAACTAGTTGA
- the LOC100797123 gene encoding uncharacterized protein — protein MESKPGQTIKLLCSYGGKILPRATDGELRYAGGHTRVLTVARSISFSELMVKLSEFCGSSVILRCQLPKGDLETLISITNDEDLASIIEEYDRASLKLAHPLKIKAVLSPPKSSKKTPSAPSSASSSASHSPSRSPHTSTDSLPYAAYHRIGRHNRPPPAKASCYTQFDGSPRFLYRGPHCNYYCH, from the exons ATGGAATCCAAACCCGGTCAAACTATCAAGCTCCTCTGCAGCTACGGCGGCAAGATTCTCCCTCGCGCCACCGACGGCGAACTCCGTTACGCTGGCGGCCACACCAGAGTCCTCACTGTCGCCCGTTCCATTTCCTTTTCAG AATTGATGGTGAAGCTAAGCGAGTTCTGTGGTTCGTCTGTGATCTTGCGGTGTCAATTGCCCAAGGGAGACTTGGAGACCTTGATCTCCATCACCAACGACGAAGATCTCGCTAGCATAATCGAAGAATACGACCGTGCCTCGTTGAAATTGGCGCATCCGTTGAAGATCAAAGCCGTTCTATCGCCGCCGAAATCGTCGAAGAAGACTCCGTCTGCTCCGTCGTCGGCGTCGTCCAGCGCCAGTCACTCTCCGTCCAGATCGCCGCACACCTCCACAGATTCGTTGCCGTACGCGGCGTACCACCGCATCGGCCGCCACAACCGGCCGCCTCCGGCGAAAGCTTCTTGCTACACGCAGTTCGATGGAAGCCCTAGGTTTCTGTACCGTGGACCTCACTGCAATTATTACTGCCACTGA
- the LOC100798197 gene encoding 60S ribosomal protein L27a, producing MTTRFKKNRKKRGHVSAGHGRIGKHRKHPGGRGNAGGMHHHRILFDKYHPGFFGKVGMRYFHKLRNKFYSPILNIDKLWSLVPQEVKDKASKENKAPLIDVTQFGYFKVLGKGVLPQNQPVVVKAKLISKIAEKKIKEAGGAVVLTA from the coding sequence atgaCAACACGCTTCAAGAAGAACAGGAAGAAGAGGGGCCACGTCAGCGCTGGCCACGGTCGAATCGGAAAGCACAGGAAGCACCCTGGAGGACGCGGTAACGCCGGAGGCATGCACCACCACAGGATCCTCTTCGACAAATACCACCCTGGGTTCTTCGGCAAGGTAGGAATGCGCTATTTTCACAAGCTTCGCAACAAATTCTACTCTCCGATCCTCAACATCGACAAGCTGTGGTCCCTGGTCCCGCAAGAAGTGAAGGACAAGGCCTCCAAGGAGAACAAGGCGCCGCTCATCGACGTCACGCAGTTCGGGTACTTTAAGGTTCTCGGAAAGGGCGTTTTGCCGCAGAACCAGCCCGTTGTGGTCAAGGCCAAGCTTATTTCCAAGATCGCTGAGAAGAAGATCAAAGAGGCTGGCGGCGCCGTTGTTCTCACCGCTTGA